In Desulfosalsimonas propionicica, one DNA window encodes the following:
- a CDS encoding efflux RND transporter permease subunit, giving the protein MKKDPPLIDRFFDRVVLARPVLVLVCILMAVAVLARYAVDLKIEASADTLVQQDNADYLYYQEIIERFGYDDFLVIAYTPKSGDLLSEKVLSRIAQLRDEIAAMERVASVVTILDVPLLESPPMPVAELVKNVRTLSSPDVDLSLARKELQTSPLYQNLLVSSDLETTALQINFKSDPEYDKVWQQRQQLRAKAGQGGLSPAEEREMQRLQSLIDKHWNRIEAQRSRDIAAIRTIMENHENDADLFLGGVSMVANDLMRFIQKDLRVYGGGVLLCMTIVLWLIFRRVRWVVLPLVSCGLSAVATMGLMGLFGWKVTVVSSNFIALQLIITMAISIHLVVRYRELIIAAPHKSHAQLTAETVKAMKTPCIYAGLTTIAGFGSLLFAGIKPVQTFGWMMSAGIVVSLAVTFIFFPAALVLFKKAPQPSGGRSRIALTRWLAGFTRHHGRMIVIFSLAALLLSAAGIGRLRVENAFIDYFKSSTEIHQGMTVIDRKLGGTTPLDVIIDFNGRGTQAEPEPASDDGGGSDGFDEFSEFGEFDEFDDPADSGKYWFTPHRLDRIETLHDYLDGLDHTGKVLSLATLTKVAERLTGGPLDTFDAALLFNEFPEQYRQMLVAPYASVKHDQARISLRVIDSDPQLRRNALLQQIQNDVEEKLGFAKDSVKLTGMLVLYNDVLQSLFSSQIMTLGLVILALMIMFLLLFQSFTIALIAIFPNLLATGVVLGTLGWANIPLDIMTITIASISVGIAVDDTIHYIHRFQREFQKDGDYLQAMQRCHGSIGYAMYYTTIIIIIGFSILATSNFIPTIIFGVFTGLAMFIALVAALTLLPQLIIWFRPFGPAGRVQSANPERAG; this is encoded by the coding sequence ATGAAAAAAGACCCGCCCCTTATTGACCGGTTTTTTGACCGTGTGGTGCTTGCCCGGCCGGTCCTGGTTCTTGTATGTATTTTAATGGCCGTTGCCGTGCTGGCCCGGTATGCTGTTGATCTGAAAATCGAGGCATCCGCCGACACCCTGGTGCAGCAGGACAATGCGGATTACCTTTACTACCAGGAAATCATTGAACGATTCGGATATGATGATTTTTTGGTCATTGCCTATACTCCAAAATCCGGGGATCTGCTTTCAGAGAAGGTACTTTCCCGGATCGCTCAATTGCGCGATGAAATTGCCGCCATGGAGCGTGTTGCCTCGGTGGTCACCATCCTGGATGTGCCGCTTCTGGAAAGCCCGCCCATGCCGGTTGCAGAACTGGTGAAAAATGTCCGCACCCTGTCGTCTCCGGATGTGGATCTCTCCCTTGCCAGAAAGGAACTGCAGACCAGCCCCCTGTACCAGAATCTGCTGGTGAGTTCCGATCTTGAAACCACGGCCCTGCAGATCAATTTCAAAAGCGATCCCGAATATGACAAGGTCTGGCAGCAGCGTCAGCAGCTTCGGGCCAAAGCCGGGCAGGGGGGGCTGAGCCCGGCGGAAGAAAGGGAAATGCAGCGGCTCCAGTCGCTTATTGACAAACACTGGAACCGTATCGAGGCCCAGCGCAGCCGGGATATCGCCGCCATCCGAACGATTATGGAAAACCATGAAAATGACGCCGACCTGTTTCTCGGGGGCGTGAGCATGGTGGCAAACGACCTGATGCGCTTTATCCAAAAGGACCTCAGGGTCTACGGCGGCGGGGTGCTGCTGTGCATGACAATTGTGCTGTGGCTGATTTTCCGCCGGGTACGATGGGTTGTGCTGCCGCTGGTCAGCTGCGGGCTTTCGGCGGTTGCCACCATGGGACTGATGGGATTGTTCGGCTGGAAGGTAACGGTGGTGTCGTCGAACTTTATTGCCCTGCAGCTGATCATTACAATGGCCATCTCCATTCACCTGGTGGTTCGCTACCGGGAGCTGATCATTGCCGCGCCGCATAAAAGCCACGCACAGCTGACCGCAGAGACGGTCAAGGCCATGAAGACACCGTGCATATATGCGGGGCTGACCACCATTGCGGGATTCGGGTCCCTGTTGTTTGCGGGCATCAAGCCCGTGCAGACCTTTGGCTGGATGATGTCTGCGGGTATCGTGGTTTCCCTGGCTGTTACATTCATATTTTTTCCGGCCGCACTGGTGCTGTTTAAAAAAGCCCCGCAGCCCAGCGGGGGCCGGTCCCGCATTGCCCTGACCCGGTGGCTTGCGGGCTTTACCCGTCACCACGGCCGGATGATTGTCATTTTCAGCCTGGCGGCCCTGCTGCTCAGCGCGGCCGGCATTGGCCGGCTGCGGGTGGAAAACGCCTTTATTGATTATTTCAAGTCCAGCACGGAAATCCACCAGGGCATGACCGTCATTGACCGGAAGCTGGGCGGCACCACCCCCCTGGATGTGATCATTGATTTTAACGGCCGCGGCACGCAGGCCGAACCGGAGCCGGCCAGTGACGACGGCGGCGGGTCAGACGGGTTTGATGAGTTTTCCGAATTTGGTGAATTCGATGAATTTGATGATCCGGCGGATTCAGGCAAGTACTGGTTTACCCCCCACCGGCTCGACCGGATTGAAACGCTTCACGATTACCTGGATGGACTGGATCACACCGGAAAGGTGCTGTCGCTTGCCACCCTGACAAAGGTGGCCGAGCGGTTGACCGGCGGCCCGTTGGATACATTTGACGCAGCCCTTTTGTTCAATGAATTTCCCGAGCAATACCGGCAGATGCTCGTGGCCCCGTATGCCTCGGTCAAACATGACCAGGCCCGGATCAGCCTGCGGGTGATCGACTCGGATCCGCAACTGCGGCGAAATGCGCTTTTGCAACAAATCCAAAACGATGTGGAGGAAAAACTGGGGTTTGCCAAGGACAGTGTGAAACTCACCGGCATGCTGGTGCTGTATAATGATGTGCTGCAAAGCCTGTTCAGCTCCCAGATCATGACCCTGGGACTGGTGATTCTGGCCCTGATGATCATGTTTCTGCTTCTGTTTCAATCGTTTACCATCGCATTGATCGCCATTTTTCCCAATCTGCTGGCCACCGGGGTGGTGCTCGGGACCCTGGGCTGGGCAAATATTCCGCTCGATATCATGACCATCACCATTGCCTCGATCAGCGTGGGCATTGCCGTGGACGACACCATCCATTACATTCACCGTTTTCAGCGGGAATTTCAAAAAGACGGCGATTATCTGCAGGCCATGCAGCGCTGTCACGGAAGCATTGGATATGCCATGTATTACACCACCATTATCATCATCATCGGCTTCTCCATCCTGGCCACCTCCAATTTTATCCCCACGATTATCTTCGGGGTGTTTACCGGGCTGGCCATGTTCATCGCCCTGGTGGCCGCACTGACCCTGCTGCCGCAGTTGATCATATGGTTCCGGCCCTTTGGCCCGGCCGGCCGGGTGCAAAGCGCAAATCCGGAACGGGCGGGCTGA
- a CDS encoding amylo-alpha-1,6-glucosidase, which produces MTVSQDLSQSPAPGKKHLAFRGDAIVFYLHAPGQGPGNAWLRTNLGQAALAKQEVICQVEQNEPILYHDWSDIPMVPAGEGRFELTVGLTEVGHFEAKAFFLPEGKESPVWPPGPNTIINVEPAETVCGNIIYNAFVRQFGPNKDQRQLPPGDEHFKTLDQRGYTVIPPSGKFRDLIHELDFIIGYLGCPYIQLLPVHPTPTTYGRMGRFGSPYAAQSFTTVDPAMAEFDPAATPLEQFMELVDAIHARRGRILLDIAINHTGWGASLHETHPEWLHREKDGKIQMPGAWGVVWEDLTKLDYSHQDLWQYMAEVFLTWCRRGADGFRCDAGYMIPVAAWRYIVARVREQFPDTLFFLEGLGGKISVTREILNTANFNWAYSELFQNYDRGPVVAHMALVQDIAAADGQMIHFAETHDNNRLASVSKRFARMRTAVAALMSAGGGFAFANGVEWFATEKIDVHGSPPLNWGAEKNQVDHIRRLNALLKTHPAFAAGAGQRFVMAQEGNFAVLLRHDRHGENRLLVVANLDADNAVPARWEDVIEPLADGAFLDLVSEARIRAEKQDNCRQMLLAPGQVVCLSNAPGELERIRDFEQAGNRVSASVVHQQLRAAVLEVFAFYHGTCDLNGFDPDASARQLCDDPEAFLREMNPQSRESRAIVWKWPEDAKREVMVPPGHFLLVRASSDFRLQLRCNNQVVSGKYALCAADGSYFALICPGPAGTDHQRAELRLTLYSGHESVQATGNLLYLAPLEKVGVVREIPRTRLMAQPFLFLATNGRGAMMRAATYARRMRSRYDALLAANPDPAAPVDRWIMLSRCRIWLVYQDYAQAVRTDCLRRFVHDYDGRACWQYRIPTGLGRHIRFFVQMEMMAGENRVRLYFFRHTKDSADQLEDQHPVRMILRPDIENRSFHDVTKAFTGPEHTWPDAVEARENGFYFHPDPEHGLSVNMTGAAFVREPEWQYMEYRPVEAERGLDPNSDLFSPGYFTCRLSGGQSMMLEASMDTAGQSARAKSTEQPDLSAANPASLPVAAAMKQALDHYVVARQGYASVIAGYPWFLDWGRDSLIFCRALIAAGEHEKAVNILRMFGQYEKDGTLPNMIHGHDAGNRDTSDAPLWFAVACRDLAEDLNSVDFLDEPFEGRSLRQILFSIVSGYIRGTSNGIRMDRQTGLVFSPAHFTWMDTNYPAATPRQGYPVEIQALWYAALVFVSGLKPPQQSVIDIDLKDLSQTVAKSVLRCYYFEWQGYLADCLHCDAGDRPDQAAADDALRPNQLFALTLGTVTDPEICRSVLGACSRLLVPGAIRSLADQPVIHPLEIRHHNHLLADPYYPYQGQYQGDEDTSRKPAYHNGTAWTWVFPSFCEAWVAAYGENGIATAQNWLGSSTCLINSGCLGHVPEIVDGDHPHRQRGCDAQAWGASELYRVLKHLETAAGKKSGKQQRKT; this is translated from the coding sequence ATGACAGTATCCCAGGATTTGTCCCAGAGCCCGGCCCCCGGCAAAAAGCATCTGGCCTTCCGGGGCGATGCCATTGTTTTTTATCTGCATGCACCCGGCCAGGGCCCGGGCAATGCCTGGCTGCGTACCAACCTGGGTCAGGCGGCTTTGGCCAAACAGGAGGTGATCTGCCAGGTTGAGCAAAACGAGCCCATTTTGTATCATGATTGGTCGGATATCCCCATGGTCCCGGCCGGGGAGGGTCGATTTGAGCTGACTGTGGGCTTAACCGAAGTGGGCCATTTCGAGGCCAAGGCGTTTTTTCTGCCAGAGGGGAAGGAGTCGCCCGTATGGCCGCCCGGTCCCAACACCATCATCAACGTGGAGCCGGCGGAAACGGTTTGCGGCAATATCATTTACAATGCCTTTGTCCGTCAGTTCGGGCCCAACAAGGACCAGCGGCAGCTGCCGCCCGGGGATGAGCATTTCAAGACCCTCGATCAACGGGGATACACGGTAATCCCCCCTTCAGGAAAGTTCCGGGATCTGATTCATGAGCTGGATTTTATCATCGGTTACCTTGGCTGCCCGTATATCCAGCTGCTGCCGGTGCATCCCACGCCTACCACCTATGGCCGCATGGGCCGGTTCGGCAGTCCGTATGCAGCCCAGAGCTTCACAACCGTGGATCCGGCCATGGCGGAATTTGACCCTGCAGCCACACCCCTGGAGCAGTTCATGGAACTGGTCGATGCCATCCATGCCCGGCGCGGGCGGATTTTGCTCGATATTGCCATCAATCATACCGGGTGGGGGGCAAGCCTGCATGAAACGCATCCTGAGTGGCTGCACAGGGAAAAAGACGGCAAAATCCAGATGCCCGGGGCCTGGGGCGTGGTCTGGGAGGATCTGACCAAGCTCGATTACAGCCATCAGGATCTGTGGCAGTACATGGCAGAGGTGTTTCTGACATGGTGCCGCAGGGGCGCGGACGGATTTCGCTGTGATGCGGGATACATGATTCCGGTGGCGGCCTGGCGCTATATTGTGGCCCGGGTGCGTGAGCAGTTTCCAGATACCCTGTTTTTTCTTGAAGGTCTCGGGGGGAAAATTTCCGTGACCCGGGAGATTCTGAATACGGCCAATTTCAACTGGGCCTATTCCGAGCTTTTCCAGAACTATGACAGAGGCCCGGTGGTGGCCCATATGGCCCTGGTGCAAGATATTGCGGCAGCCGACGGCCAGATGATTCATTTTGCCGAAACCCATGATAACAACCGTCTGGCATCGGTCTCCAAACGGTTTGCCCGCATGCGCACCGCTGTTGCGGCCCTGATGTCAGCGGGGGGCGGATTTGCCTTTGCCAACGGCGTGGAATGGTTTGCAACGGAGAAAATCGACGTGCACGGGTCCCCGCCGTTAAACTGGGGGGCGGAAAAAAACCAGGTGGATCATATCCGGCGCCTAAACGCGCTTCTCAAAACCCATCCGGCTTTTGCTGCCGGGGCGGGCCAGCGTTTTGTCATGGCACAGGAAGGCAATTTCGCGGTGCTGCTCCGCCATGACCGCCATGGCGAAAACCGGCTGCTGGTTGTAGCCAACCTGGATGCGGACAACGCAGTGCCGGCCCGATGGGAGGATGTGATCGAGCCCCTGGCAGACGGCGCTTTTCTGGACCTGGTCAGCGAAGCCCGCATCCGGGCGGAAAAACAGGACAATTGCCGGCAGATGCTTCTGGCCCCCGGGCAGGTTGTGTGTTTGAGCAATGCGCCCGGGGAACTGGAACGGATTCGGGACTTTGAGCAGGCCGGCAATCGGGTTTCAGCGTCTGTTGTCCATCAGCAGCTGCGGGCTGCGGTACTGGAGGTGTTTGCCTTTTATCACGGCACCTGCGACTTAAATGGTTTTGACCCGGATGCGTCCGCCAGGCAGCTCTGCGATGATCCCGAGGCTTTTTTGCGGGAGATGAACCCGCAAAGCCGGGAATCGCGTGCCATTGTCTGGAAGTGGCCCGAAGATGCAAAACGAGAGGTGATGGTGCCGCCCGGCCATTTTCTGCTGGTTCGGGCATCTTCAGATTTTCGTCTGCAGCTGCGCTGTAACAATCAGGTGGTATCCGGGAAATATGCCCTGTGCGCGGCAGACGGCAGCTATTTTGCCCTGATCTGCCCCGGGCCTGCAGGTACGGACCACCAGAGGGCAGAGCTTCGTCTCACCCTGTATTCCGGTCATGAAAGTGTTCAGGCAACCGGAAATCTGCTGTATCTGGCACCCCTGGAGAAGGTGGGGGTGGTGCGCGAAATTCCCCGCACCCGGCTTATGGCACAGCCGTTTCTGTTTCTGGCCACAAACGGCAGGGGAGCTATGATGCGGGCTGCCACCTATGCCCGGCGCATGCGCTCGCGCTATGATGCACTGCTTGCGGCCAACCCGGATCCCGCCGCGCCCGTGGACCGCTGGATCATGCTTTCCCGGTGCCGGATTTGGCTGGTTTATCAGGATTATGCCCAGGCCGTGCGCACGGATTGCCTTCGCAGATTTGTCCATGATTATGACGGCCGGGCTTGCTGGCAGTACCGTATACCCACCGGGCTCGGGCGCCATATCCGCTTTTTCGTGCAAATGGAGATGATGGCCGGTGAAAACCGGGTGCGGCTTTATTTTTTCAGGCACACGAAGGACTCAGCCGACCAGCTCGAAGACCAGCATCCGGTGCGGATGATTTTGCGGCCGGACATTGAAAACCGCAGTTTCCATGATGTCACCAAGGCGTTTACCGGCCCGGAGCATACATGGCCGGATGCTGTGGAAGCCCGTGAAAACGGCTTTTATTTTCACCCCGATCCGGAGCACGGACTTTCGGTGAATATGACCGGGGCCGCGTTTGTCCGGGAGCCGGAGTGGCAGTACATGGAATATCGCCCGGTGGAGGCCGAAAGGGGCCTGGATCCCAACTCGGATCTGTTCAGCCCGGGTTATTTCACATGCCGGCTTTCCGGTGGTCAGTCCATGATGCTGGAAGCCTCCATGGACACTGCCGGGCAGTCGGCCCGGGCCAAATCCACGGAACAGCCGGATCTGAGCGCCGCCAACCCCGCCTCCCTGCCTGTGGCCGCGGCCATGAAGCAGGCCCTGGACCATTACGTGGTGGCCCGTCAGGGCTATGCCTCTGTGATTGCCGGTTACCCGTGGTTTCTGGACTGGGGCCGGGATTCGCTGATTTTTTGCCGGGCCCTGATCGCCGCAGGCGAGCATGAAAAAGCCGTAAATATTTTGCGGATGTTCGGCCAGTACGAAAAGGACGGTACCCTGCCCAATATGATCCACGGCCATGATGCGGGCAACCGGGATACTTCTGATGCACCCCTGTGGTTTGCCGTCGCGTGCCGGGACCTGGCCGAAGACCTCAATTCCGTTGATTTTCTGGACGAACCATTTGAAGGCCGGAGCCTGCGGCAGATTTTGTTTTCCATTGTTTCCGGCTATATTCGCGGTACGTCCAACGGCATCCGCATGGACCGGCAAACCGGTCTGGTCTTTAGCCCGGCCCATTTTACATGGATGGATACCAATTATCCGGCCGCCACCCCACGCCAGGGCTATCCGGTGGAAATTCAGGCCCTGTGGTATGCGGCCCTGGTGTTTGTATCCGGGCTGAAACCGCCACAACAGTCCGTAATCGATATTGATTTAAAAGATTTAAGTCAAACGGTGGCCAAGTCCGTTCTGCGTTGTTATTATTTTGAATGGCAGGGTTATTTGGCAGACTGCCTTCATTGCGATGCCGGTGACCGGCCGGATCAGGCTGCGGCCGATGATGCCCTGCGGCCCAATCAGCTGTTTGCACTCACCCTTGGCACCGTGACAGATCCGGAAATCTGCCGGTCAGTGCTGGGTGCCTGCTCCAGATTGCTGGTGCCAGGGGCCATCCGCAGCCTGGCGGATCAGCCGGTGATCCATCCGCTGGAAATCCGGCATCACAACCACCTGCTGGCAGATCCTTATTATCCGTATCAGGGACAGTACCAGGGAGATGAGGATACGAGCCGGAAGCCGGCTTACCACAATGGTACTGCATGGACCTGGGTGTTTCCCTCTTTTTGTGAAGCCTGGGTGGCTGCGTACGGAGAAAACGGCATTGCCACGGCGCAAAACTGGCTTGGCAGCAGCACTTGTTTGATCAACAGCGGGTGTCTGGGCCATGTTCCTGAAATCGTCGACGGCGATCATCCGCATCGCCAGCGCGGATGCGACGCCCAGGCGTGGGGGGCAAGTGAGCTTTACCGGGTGCTGAAACATCTGGAGACAGCAGCCGGGAAGAAATCCGGAAAACAACAGAGGAAAACATGA
- the glgP gene encoding alpha-glucan family phosphorylase: MTRLQTYQVFPKIPERLEFLEKLARNMWWSWRLDAIELFRRVDPRLWVQSNRNPLIFATMIAQKRFERGLKDDGFLAHLDRVQKSFEKEIETPVDYSQTPYGADAQVAYFSMEFGIHESLPFFSGGLGVLAGDHLKASSDLALPMVAVGLLYRKGYFHQYLDHEGWQQEQYPETDIFHMPVRRARDPQGNELIISVEASGGLIYAKVWKIMVGRVALYLLDTNIAENPPELREITASLYPGDSAVRLAQEVLLGIGGMKALKKLGIEPAVCHMNEGHCSFVCVERIAQVMEGKNVDLQTAMEIVPRSMVFTTHTPVAAGYDEFPPDLVRPYLQEYEKRLGTDVDTILSWGQTGEKFDPHVKLSMFVLGHNFSQFCNGVSRLHGEVARGMWNHVWPQRPVEEVPISHVTNGIHIPSWISIENHMLFERYLGPDWYSTNFDTDRAERIDQIYNEEIWRAREMSRSRLVRACRSMMVRQYGRRNAPKSVMKEVESVLDPEILTIGFARRFATYKRAYMLFMDPERFEKLVGSKDRPVQFVFAGKAHPKDHEGKDLIRQVVHFSRRPGMRNKVVFLENYDINLARYLVQGVDVWLNTPRRPLEACGTSGMKAAVNGVLNLSILDGWWAEAYHPDCGWSIGNGEEYKDHAYQDQVECRALYNILENDVIPTFYDRREGDTPDRWVEMMKNSMKLVLGNFCAHGMVRNYEKDYYLPAVRNHAVLTDNNAESAGKLVAQRRRLKREWPAVRIEPPQSDIEVPFRVGDRFSVDTKVHLGALEPGEVEVELYSGSLKSVDELKNSQVTPMSAAEDLGGGTYRYTCEVVCQEAGRFGFTARVTPRGDDYLKNAPGFLTWA; this comes from the coding sequence ATGACCCGTTTACAAACTTACCAGGTATTCCCAAAGATCCCCGAACGACTGGAATTTTTGGAAAAATTGGCCCGAAACATGTGGTGGTCCTGGCGCCTGGATGCCATTGAGCTTTTCAGGCGGGTGGATCCCCGGCTCTGGGTCCAGTCCAACCGCAATCCCCTGATTTTTGCTACCATGATTGCCCAGAAGCGTTTTGAGCGGGGCCTTAAGGACGACGGATTTCTGGCCCATTTGGACCGGGTCCAGAAGTCTTTTGAAAAAGAGATTGAAACCCCGGTGGATTATTCCCAAACCCCTTACGGTGCGGACGCTCAGGTGGCGTATTTTTCCATGGAATTCGGCATCCATGAAAGCCTGCCGTTTTTTTCGGGCGGTTTGGGGGTGCTGGCCGGCGATCACCTCAAGGCTTCCTCGGATCTGGCGCTTCCCATGGTGGCCGTGGGCCTTTTGTACCGCAAGGGATATTTTCATCAGTACCTGGATCATGAAGGCTGGCAGCAGGAGCAGTATCCGGAAACCGATATTTTCCACATGCCCGTGCGCCGGGCCCGGGATCCCCAGGGCAATGAACTGATAATTTCGGTGGAGGCCTCCGGCGGGCTGATTTACGCCAAGGTCTGGAAGATCATGGTGGGCCGGGTTGCCTTGTATCTGCTGGATACCAACATTGCGGAAAATCCGCCAGAACTGCGTGAAATCACGGCCAGTTTGTATCCGGGCGATTCCGCTGTGCGTCTGGCCCAGGAAGTGCTGCTGGGCATCGGGGGCATGAAGGCATTAAAGAAGCTGGGCATTGAGCCGGCGGTATGCCACATGAATGAAGGGCATTGTTCGTTTGTATGCGTTGAGCGCATTGCCCAGGTCATGGAAGGAAAAAATGTGGACCTGCAGACTGCCATGGAAATTGTGCCCCGAAGCATGGTTTTTACAACCCACACCCCGGTTGCTGCAGGATATGATGAATTTCCTCCCGACCTGGTGCGGCCGTATCTGCAGGAATATGAAAAGCGGCTGGGCACGGATGTGGACACCATATTGTCCTGGGGCCAGACCGGGGAGAAGTTTGATCCCCATGTCAAGCTGTCTATGTTTGTGCTGGGGCACAATTTCTCCCAGTTCTGCAACGGTGTCAGCCGGCTGCACGGAGAGGTGGCCCGGGGCATGTGGAATCATGTCTGGCCTCAGCGGCCGGTGGAGGAGGTGCCCATTTCCCATGTTACCAACGGAATTCACATTCCTTCCTGGATTTCCATTGAAAATCATATGCTCTTTGAACGCTACCTGGGCCCGGACTGGTATTCCACCAATTTTGATACAGACCGGGCAGAGCGCATCGATCAAATATACAACGAGGAAATCTGGCGGGCGCGGGAGATGAGCCGGTCCCGCCTGGTGCGGGCATGCCGTTCCATGATGGTCCGGCAGTACGGCCGCCGCAATGCGCCCAAATCGGTTATGAAGGAAGTGGAGTCCGTGCTGGACCCGGAGATTTTGACCATTGGATTTGCCCGTCGGTTTGCCACCTACAAACGGGCTTACATGCTGTTTATGGATCCCGAGCGGTTTGAAAAGCTCGTGGGGTCCAAAGACCGGCCCGTGCAGTTTGTGTTTGCCGGCAAGGCCCATCCCAAGGATCATGAAGGCAAAGACCTGATCCGTCAGGTGGTGCATTTCTCCAGGCGGCCGGGCATGCGAAACAAAGTCGTGTTTCTGGAAAATTATGATATCAACCTGGCCCGTTACCTGGTCCAGGGTGTGGATGTGTGGCTCAACACCCCAAGGCGGCCTCTGGAAGCGTGCGGGACTTCGGGTATGAAGGCCGCGGTTAATGGAGTGCTGAATTTAAGCATCCTCGACGGGTGGTGGGCCGAAGCCTACCATCCGGATTGCGGCTGGTCCATCGGCAACGGCGAGGAATACAAGGACCACGCCTACCAGGATCAGGTGGAGTGCCGGGCCCTGTACAATATCCTTGAAAATGATGTGATCCCAACATTTTACGACCGCAGGGAAGGCGATACCCCGGACCGGTGGGTGGAGATGATGAAAAATTCCATGAAGCTGGTGCTGGGAAATTTCTGCGCCCACGGCATGGTGCGCAATTATGAAAAGGACTATTATCTGCCTGCGGTTCGAAATCATGCTGTTTTGACCGATAACAACGCAGAGTCGGCCGGAAAACTGGTGGCCCAGCGAAGACGCCTGAAGCGCGAATGGCCCGCAGTTCGCATCGAGCCCCCGCAAAGCGACATTGAAGTGCCTTTCCGGGTGGGCGACCGGTTTTCTGTGGATACAAAGGTTCATCTCGGGGCCCTGGAGCCCGGGGAAGTGGAAGTGGAGCTTTACTCCGGCAGTTTGAAAAGCGTTGACGAGCTCAAAAACAGCCAGGTGACCCCCATGTCCGCGGCCGAAGACCTGGGCGGCGGCACTTACCGGTATACCTGTGAGGTGGTCTGCCAGGAGGCCGGCCGGTTTGGTTTTACGGCCCGGGTCACACCCCGCGGCGATGATTATTTAAAAAACGCGCCGGGTTTTCTGACCTGGGCGTAA
- a CDS encoding glycogen synthase: MPEKTTNPRVLIVTPEVTYLPQGMGNIANYLSAKAGGLADVSAALISKLFALGADVHVALPDYRGIFHKHIGPLWDIYQKELDTYRKYLPEDRLHLAEDRAFYYVHHVYSNLSQENMKIALAFQREVINNILPRVRPDLIHCNDWMTGLVPGYSRMVGIPCLFTIHNIHTVKAALAEIEDRGIDAAAFWQNLYYDRMAVNYEQSRGGNPVDFLVSGVFGSHFVNTVSPTFLNEIVSGRHGFISDALRRELTNKVEADCGYGILNAPDPSYDPATDPELFRNYTASDASEGKRANKRYLQKHLGLIQNPEAPLFLWPSRLDPVQKGCQVLADILYEMVSRYPDEQIQVVFVANGVFQPYFIDIVHFHGLEEQVAVCSFSDPLSRLAYASADFLFMPSSFEPCGLPQMIGPKYGTLPVAHDTGGIHDTVEHLDVANNRGNGFLFEVLDGPGLMWAVDQAIAFYRQPPGVKQPQIRRIMEQSAARFNHEVTARQYIDLYEKMLHRPLVSHSSDIA, encoded by the coding sequence ATGCCGGAAAAGACAACCAATCCACGCGTGCTCATTGTGACCCCGGAGGTGACCTATCTGCCTCAGGGCATGGGCAATATTGCCAACTATCTCTCGGCCAAGGCCGGGGGGTTGGCTGATGTGTCAGCCGCCCTGATCAGCAAGCTGTTTGCCCTGGGCGCGGACGTGCATGTGGCACTACCGGATTATCGGGGTATTTTCCACAAACACATCGGCCCGCTATGGGATATTTACCAGAAAGAGCTGGATACTTACCGCAAGTACCTGCCCGAAGACCGGCTGCACCTGGCCGAGGACCGGGCCTTTTATTACGTGCACCACGTGTATTCCAATCTTTCCCAGGAAAACATGAAAATCGCCCTGGCGTTTCAGCGGGAGGTGATCAACAATATCCTGCCCCGGGTCCGGCCGGATCTGATCCACTGCAATGACTGGATGACCGGGCTGGTGCCGGGATATTCCCGCATGGTCGGCATTCCATGCCTGTTTACCATCCATAACATTCACACGGTCAAGGCCGCCTTAGCCGAGATCGAGGACCGGGGCATTGATGCGGCCGCCTTTTGGCAGAATTTGTATTATGATCGCATGGCGGTCAACTATGAACAGAGCCGGGGCGGGAACCCGGTGGATTTTCTTGTTTCCGGGGTTTTTGGCTCCCATTTCGTCAATACGGTGAGTCCCACGTTTTTAAATGAAATTGTTTCCGGCCGGCACGGGTTTATCTCGGATGCGCTTCGCCGGGAATTGACCAATAAGGTGGAAGCCGACTGTGGCTACGGGATTTTAAACGCCCCGGACCCCAGCTATGATCCGGCCACGGATCCCGAGTTGTTCCGAAATTATACCGCCTCTGATGCATCCGAGGGCAAGCGGGCCAACAAGCGCTATCTGCAAAAGCATCTGGGCCTGATCCAGAATCCCGAGGCACCGCTTTTTCTCTGGCCGTCCCGGCTGGATCCGGTACAGAAGGGCTGCCAGGTGCTGGCCGATATCTTGTATGAAATGGTGTCCAGGTACCCTGATGAACAGATTCAGGTCGTGTTTGTGGCAAACGGGGTGTTTCAGCCCTATTTTATTGATATAGTACATTTCCACGGTCTGGAGGAACAGGTGGCGGTCTGCAGCTTCAGCGATCCTTTGTCGCGGCTGGCCTATGCATCGGCTGATTTTCTGTTCATGCCGTCGAGTTTCGAGCCCTGCGGTCTGCCCCAGATGATCGGGCCCAAGTACGGCACCCTGCCTGTTGCCCATGATACGGGTGGAATCCATGACACGGTGGAGCACCTGGATGTGGCAAACAACCGCGGAAACGGGTTTTTGTTCGAGGTCTTGGATGGGCCGGGGCTCATGTGGGCCGTGGACCAGGCCATTGCGTTTTACCGGCAGCCCCCGGGGGTAAAGCAGCCGCAGATCCGGCGGATTATGGAACAGAGTGCGGCGCGTTTCAACCATGAGGTCACGGCCCGGCAATACATTGATTTGTATGAAAAAATGCTTCACCGGCCCCTGGTCTCCCATTCTTCTGACATCGCCTGA